DNA from Terriglobales bacterium:
CTTTGCTGCAGGCGCGGCGCGTCGGCTGGAAGGGGGATGCGGACGCCAATGCGGCCCGGGTGGTGCAGAACTACGTCCTCATCGACATGCTGGCCAACGTGGCCACCGGCAAGATGAGCCCCGAGGACTCGATGAAGTGGTGCGAGGGACAGCTCAAGTCGATTTACGGCGCGTGATGCACCTGCGCCCGGTCCTGGATCGGCATGCCTAACGGTTCGCAGCCTGAGCGCCCGAAGCTGGTCCCTGCCCGGGGCAAGCGCGAACGCATGTGGGCCCTTCTGGAGCGGCCGGACGTCCTCGGCTACCTGCTGATGACGCCGGCCGCTCTCATCATCTTCCTGTTCGTCGCTTATCCCTTCGCCTGGGGCGTGTGGATGAGCCTGACGAACAAGCAGATCGGGATGCCCTGGTCCCAGGTGCAGTTCGTCGGGCTGAGGAACTACGTGGACCTGGCCACCAAGGACAAGGTCTTCTGGACCACCACTTTCAACAGCTTCGTCTATACCGGGGTCGCGACCATCGTCAAATTCATCCTCGGCATCTGGCTTGCTCTCCTGCTCAACCGGATGGTGCGCTTCCAGCGCTTTGTGCGCGCTGCCGTGCTGCTGCCCTGGATCGTCCCCACCGTGCTCAGCACCATCGCGTTCCTGTGGATCTTCGACCCCGACTTCAGCGTCATCAACTGGACCCTGAGGCAGTTCGCCGTTTGGATGGGTTGGGGGCCGGTGCGAGGGCCGCTGTGGCTGGCGGACCCGTTGCTGGCCCTGGCCTCGGTCACCTTCGTGAATATCTGGCGCGGCGTACCCTTCTACGCCATCTTCTTTCTTGCCGGCCTGCAGACCATCAACCCGGAGCTCTACGAAGCGGCGGCCATCGACGGCGCCAGCGCCTGGCAGCGCTTCTGGTATGTGACCTTGCCCGGGATCCGTCCGATCATCGTCGTAGTCCTCGTCTTTTCCGTGATCGTGACCTTCTCCGACTTCCAGGTGGTGTACGTGCTGACGCGCGGCGGCCCCGCCAACAGCACCCACCTGTTTGCCACCTATGCCTACCAGGTGGCCATGATGGGCACGCGGCTCGGCCTGGGCGCGGCGGTCTCGCTCTTCATGTTCCCGGTGCTGGCGGTGCTGATCATTCTCCAGCTGCTGTACGTGCGGCGGGAGCACGCATAGATGGCCGCTCCTCCCATCGGCGAGACCTTCCTCAAGCGGCTGCTGGTCTACCATCTGCCGCTCTTTGCCTTCGTTCTCTTCGCCCTGTTCCCCTTCTATTGGATGTTCGTCACCTCGATCAAATCGACCCGCGAGACCTACAACCGGCAGGCCAACCCGTACATCCCGGTCACCTGCGTGGCGACCGTCGGCGACCAGGTGCGTTCGCTCCAGTTCGACGGAGCGGCGGTCATGGACAACTGCTTCTACCACTGGCGCGTCCTGCTGCGCGACACCCTTTTCATCCGCTGGCTGGAGAACACGCTGTTCGTGGCGGTGGTTTCGACCTTCATCTCGCTGTTTGCGGGGATCACTGCGGGCTATGCCCTGGCGCGGCTCAAGTTCCGAGGCGCGGACACTCTCGGCGTCCTCATCTTCATCACTTACCTGGTGCCGCCTACGCTCCTGTTCATCCCGCTCTCGGACTTCATCGGCGACCCCCCCGTGTTCCACATCAGCCTGCTCAACTCGCCCTGGGCGCTGATCGTGGCATATCCCACCTTCCTGGTGCCCTTCTGCACCTGGCTGCTCACCGGCTACTTCCGGACCATCCCCCCGGAGCTGGAAGAACAGGCGATGGTGGACGGCGCAACCCGCATCCAGGCGATGGTCAAGGTCATTCTTCCCCTGGCCCTGCCCGGACTGCTCTCGGCGGGAATGTTCGCCTTCACGCTCTCGGCGAATGAATTCCTCTACGCCCTCATCTTCATTTACGATGCCTCCAACAAGACGGTGCCGGTCGGCGTGGTCAGTGAGTTGATCAAAGGCGATGTCTTTTACTGGGGCGAGCTGATGTCGGGCGCCTTGCTGGGCTCGGTCCCCGTGGCCCTGATCTACTCGTTCTTCGTCGAGCACTACGTGGCGGGGATGACCGGCGCGGTCAAAGGTTGAGAGGAGGCTCACGTGCTGCAACAGCGTGGCCGCTACGCTGCCGCTTGGCTGTGGGTGGCGATCGCGGCGATCGTTCTGGCGCCGATCGGCTGCTCCCGCAGCAGCAAGCAGGAGCAGACGGTACCATCGGGACCAACCGGCGAGATCTCCGGCACCATCACCCTGGATCCGGCCTTGAAGGACAAGGTGGGCAAAGCCCCGCTGTTGCTGATCTTCGCTTCGACTTCGTCCGACCCGACCCAACCTGCACTGGTGGTCAAGCGGGAATTCGATGTCAGCTTTCCTTACAACTACAAGCTCTCCGCCGAAGACATCACCCTTGTCGGCTCCTCCTTCCAGGGGAAGATGTATGTGACGGCGCGCATCGATCCTGCCGGGATGATAGGCCCGGCGCGGCCGGGCACGTTCGACGGCACGTATCCGGGCAACCCGGTCGCGGTCGGCTCCAGCAAGGTCGACATCGTCATCAATAAGGCGCACTGAGTCCCATCCTGGACCCAGGTGTACGATCCCTGAGCTTCCTCAAGCAAGACGCGCGCAGCCGCCGATGTCACAGCCCTGAGTGACCGCTGCTTTTGCAGCTTGTTCAAGGCGCGACTACCATGGGTGCGCGAGGCACGCCGTGGTCCACGCGCTCGTCGAGTATCCCGTCCTGACTTTGTTCGTGGTCATTGGCCTGGGATACCTGGTCGGCGAGATCAACTTCTTCGGCTTCCGCTTCGGTGTGGCCGGGGTCCTGTTCATGGGGCTGGCCGTGGGCGCGCTGCACCCCAACGTCGCCCTGCCCGAGATCGTCTCCACCCTGGGGCTCATCATCTTCGTGTACGCCGTCGGCATCCACAGCGGCCCGGCATTCTTCGCCGCCTTCCGCAAGCAGGGATACCGCGACACGATGTTCGCGCTCGGCCTGGTGATCTTCGGTGCAGTGCTCACGCTGACGGTTTCTCTTTCCCTCCATCTCGGGGGGGCGCGCACCGCCGGCCTGTTCACCGGGGCCATGACCAACACGCCTGCGCTGGCCGCCGCCCGGGAGCGCGCCCGCGAGCAAGCCCGCGCCTCCGGAGCGTCCGAAACCGAGGTGCGAGCGCTCGGCGACGAGCCCGTCGTCGCTTACTCCATCGCCTATCCGCTGGGAGTGATCCTGGTGCTGATCGGATTCAACCTGGCCCGCCGGCTGTGGCGGGTGGAGTTCGGGCCGGCGGAAGAAGCGCCCGAGATCCTAGTGCGCGATTTCGTGGTCTGTAATCCGGGCGTGATCGGCCAGAAGGTGGAAGAGGTCCTGCGGGTGCACGGCGAGCTCGGGTTCGTGGTCAGCCGCATCCGCCACAACGGCAGCACCGGCCTGGTCACCTCGGAGACCTTGCTCGCCGACCAGGACATCGTGGCTGTCGTCGGCGACGAGGAGGCGTTGCAGCGCGCCCGTCACATCTTCGGGGAGCCCACCAACACCCACATCGAAGCCGACCGCTCGGAGCTCGACTTCCGCCGCGTGTTCGTCTCCAGCGCCGCGGTGGTGGGCAAGCGCATCCGCGATCTCGACCTGGCCAACCGGCTGCACGCCACCATCACCCGCCTGCGCCGCGGCGATGCCGACGTGGTGGCCACCCCCGACACCCGCTTGTGGTTCGGCGACCGCGTCCGCGTGCTCACCCGCCGGGAGAACTTCGCCGCTGTGTCTGGATTCTTCGGCGACTCCATCCGCGGCACTGCGGAAACCGATTTCGGCTCGGTCGCCATCGGCATGGTGCTGGGGGCCCTGGTGGGCATGCTGCCCATCCCACTGCCCGGCGGGGCCAAGGTAAGTCTCGGATTCGCCGGTGGGCCGCTGCTGGTCGCGCTGGTGCTCGGCGCCGTCGAGCGCACCGGCCGCATCTCCTGGAATATTCCCGTCAGCGCCAACCTCACCCTCCGCCAGATCGGCCTGCTCCTCTTCCTGGCCGGCGTGGGCACCAAGGCCGGATACGCCTTCCTGCAGACCATGCGCACCAATGGCCTGCAGATGCTGGTGGCGGGCGCGTTCGTCACCGCGTTCACGACCCTCGCCGGCTTGATCGTCGGCTACAAGGTCCTGAGGATCCGCTTCGACACGCTGATGGGGATGGTGTCGGGCGTCCAGACCCAGCCCGCTTGCCTGGCCTTCGCCACCACCACGGCCAACAACGAAGCGCCGAATGTCGGCTACGCCAGCGTGTACCCGGTGGCGATGATCGCCAAGATCATCCTCGTCCAGGTACTGCTCAGTTGGGCGGGGTAGCCCCGCCTCAATCGGTCTCTTTGTCGAACAGGGAAGGCGTGTCTTTGAAAAGCTCTTCGAGGAAGCCATCGCGGTCATTCACGAAGCGTCGAACGATCTGCATCGGAGCGGTCTCTTCGTACTGGATCTCACGGATCTCCTCATCATCGAAGGAGAAGATTTGCGCCTCTGGATAGCCGAGTAGGACCGGGGAGTGGGTGGAGATGATGAATTGCGCGTCCCTGTATTTCGGGAGCACGTCGTGGAGCATGACCAGAAAAGCGAGTTGACGCTGCGGTGACAATGCTGCTTCTGGCTCATCGAGCAGGAACAGCCCGTTCCGCCGGAACTTGAGTTCGAGAAGAGTAAAGAAGGTCTCCCCATGGGAACGTTCATGGAGGCTGCGTCCGCCATAGTAGGTGCTGATCGGAGGGGCGAAGGCACTGGGTTCCTTATCCAATTCATCCATGTAAGAAACCGTGTTGAAGAAACTCTCCGCCCGCAGGAAAAAGCCGGCGCCCGTCCGGCGATCGAATGACAAGCGCAGGGCCTTTACCAGCGAATCGATCGCGTGATTACTCTCCGTGCTGTCAGTCTGGAAGTTTCGATTGCCACTCTCTCGACCGAACCCGTAATGAGCCGCAATGGCTTCCAGCAGGGTGGACTTTCCCGTGCCATTCTCTCCGGCGAAGAAGCAGACCCGCGAGCGAATCGTCAGCTCAGTGATGCGGGCGATGACCGGGACGGTAAACGGATATTGCTTCCAATCGTCGACGCGGTCGCGCAATAGGGTGATTTTCTTCAGCACGTATCGTAATTCTAGCCTGAAGGAGCGATTTCTCAGTCGCCCCGGAGACTTTGGAATTGGTGCGTATTTCATCATTTCTTAACGACATTTTCTCCCCTTGGACGTCTTATAGAGGAAGCACCAGGGGCCCCGAAAATCGGTAGGAAACCAGGGGAACTTTCGTCCTTCGGTTCCCGTACCTCCAGGTGGGGATAGCGGTATGAACCTCTCGTCTGAACAGCCATTACCGGAAGCGCAGCCGGCGCCAGCAAGGGACCATATGGGCCTGACCGTCGATTCTCGCTTAGTGGGCAACGTGGCGGTGGTGTACTGCACGGGGCGGCTCGATCTCGGGGAAGGATTGGAAAACCTGGCCGAGTACGTGAGAGCGGCCTTTCAGGCCGGGAATCCCGTGCTCCTGCACCTGGGCGGAGTCGAGGCTATCGACGCGGCCGGGCTGGGCGTCCTGGCGGAGCTGGCGGCCCACGCGTCGCAATCGAATGGTGGATTACGCCTGTGCAACGTGCCCAAATACGTTGCCGAAGTGGTTACTTTGACCCATCTGGCCGAGGTGCTCGAGTGCTATCCGACAGAGAAGGACGGCTTGGCCTCGTACCTGGGGATCGCCGCCTTCTGGCGCGCGTCGTAGGAACTGGCGTGGCGCGGCCGCCCTCGGCCGCGTCCTAGCGTGGCAGGCTGGCGGAACCCTGGTGGCGCACATCCGCGCCCCGCACCCAAAAGATGACATCCTCGGCGATGTTGGTGGCGTGGTCTGCCACCCGTTCCAGGTTCCGCGCGATCAGCAAGGCGTTCATCGCCTGGCGCGTGGTCTGGGGGTCGTTGGTCATCCAGTCCAGCATCGCGCGCGCGATCTCTCGGTTCATGTCATCCACGATGTCGTCCGCCTTGAGGAGCGCTTCCGCCGTCTCCGCCTTGGCATCGATGAACGATTGCAAGGCGTCGTGGACCATCCCGGTGGCGGTGCGGGCCATGCGCGGGACGTCCACCGGAAGGTCGACATGCGGGAGCCCGGCGGCGTCGAGGGCGCGCTCGGCGATGTTCACCGCCTGGTCCCCGACCCGCTCCAGGTCGGCGTTGATCTTCATGACGGCGGTGATGAAGCGCAGGTCGATGGCCATGGGTTGCTGCATGGCGAGCAGGTCCAGCGCCAGCTCGTCGATGTCGCGCTCGATGTTGTTGATGGCGGCTTCGTCGGTGAGCACGGACTTGGCGAGTGAGGTGTCGCGGCGGATGTAGGCCTGCACCGCGCGCTCCACCGCGCTCTCCGCCATGCCCCCCATGCGGAGCAACTTTTCCTTCAACTCGTCGAGGCCCTGATGGAAGCGCGTGCGCATCAGCCGAACCGTCCTGTGATGTAGTCTTCCGTCCGCTTGTCGGACGGGGTGGTAAAGATCTTCTCGGTGGTGGCGAATTCTATCAGGCGGCCCATGAGGAAGAAGCCGGTGAATTCCGCCACCCGTGCCGCCTGCTGCATGTTGTGGGTGACGATCACGATGGTGTATTGCTCCTTCAACTGGAAGATGAGTTCTTCGATCTTGCTGGTGGAGATGGGATCGAGGGCGGAAGCCGGCTCATCCATCAGCATCACCTCCGGCTCGACCGCCAGGGCGCGCGCGATGCACAGCCGCTGCTGCTGCCCGCCGGAGAGGCTGGCTCCCGATTGCTTCTTCAGGATGTCTTTGACTTCCTCCCACAGCGCGGCCTGCTTCAGCGAGCGCTCCACGACCTCGTCGAGCTTGCGGCGGTTGGAATACCCGTTCAGCTTCAGTCCGGCGGCGACATTGTCGTAGATCGACATGGTGGGAAACGGGTTCGGCTTCTGGAAGACCATGCCGATGCGACGCCGCACCTCGACCGCCGAGGTCCCGTTGTAGATGTCGCGCTCGCCGACATTGACCTTGCCTGCGGCCCGCGCGCCCGGGATGGTCTCGTGCATCCGGTTCAGGCAGCGCACGAACGTGGATTTGCCGCAACCCGACGGCCCGATGATCGCCGTCGCGTGATTGGCGGCGATGCTCATGGTGATGTCGTACAGCGCCTGGGTGGCGCCGAACCAGGCGTTGAGGCCCGCGACTTCGATGCCGACACCCATCAGTGAGCCCCTTTCAGAATGCCCCGGCTGGCCACATAGCGTACCGCCGCAACGCTGATCACGATCAGGGCGATCAGCACCAGCGCTCCTGCCCAAGCCTGCCGGTGCCATTCGTCGAATGGCGAGATGGCGAAGGTAAAGACTTGCAGCGACAGGGCTGCCGTCGGTTGATTGGGCTTCAGGTTCCAGAACTGGTTGCCGAAGGCGGTGAACAGCAGGGGCGCCGTCTCTCCCGCCACCCGCGCAAACGCCAGCATCACCCCGGTGATCACGCCCGCCGACGCCGTGCGCAGGGCGACCGACAGCGTTGTCCGCCAGCGCGCGACCCCCAATCCGTACGCCGCCTCCCGGACGGTATTGGGGACCATGGCCAGCACTTCTTCGGTGGAGCGCGAGATGGTCGGAATCATCATGATCCCCAGGGCCACACCCCCGGCGAAGGCGGAGAAGTGCTTCTGGGGGACGACCACCAAGCCGTACACCACGATCCCGATGACGATGGAGGGCACCCCGTTGAGCACGTCGGCGGTAAAGCGCAGCAGATTGCCGAAGCGATTCTGGCCGTACTCGGCGACGTAAACCCCAGCGCCGATGCCGAGCGGCACTCCGATCAGCGAGGCGATGCCGAGGATCATCGCGGTACCGGCGATGGAGTTGGCCATGCCGCCCCCGCCTTCGCCCACCGGTCTTGGGGTTTGGGTGAGGAACGCCCAATTCAGCGAGCCGATCCCTTTGGCCACGAGATAACCGAAGATCGCCAGCAGCGGCACCATGACCACGACCACGGTGCCGACCGCGGAAACAGTGAAGAATCCGTCGACGATCTGGCGTCGCCAATGGCGCAGAGAGCCTTTAGACATGGACCCTCGGAGGAGCGCCGCGCGTCACCGTCCACACCAGCAGACGGGCCACGATGTTGACCACGATGGTCACCAGGAAAAGCGCCAGCGCGATGTGCACCAGCGCGCTCAGGTACAGGTCATCGGTCGCTTCGCTGAACTCATTGGCGATGACGCTGGCCATGGTATAGCCGGGCGCAAACAACGACTTGGAGATCTCAGGGCGGTTGCCGATCACCATGGTGACCGCCATGGTCTCCCCCAGGGCGCGGCCCAGGCCCAGGATGATAGCACCCACGATGCCGACCCGCGCGTTGCGCAGGACCGACATACGGATCATCTCCCAGCGGGTGGCCCCCAGGGCCAGAGCGGCCTCCCGCTGATGCTGTGGCACCGCCACCAGCACCTCGCGGGTGAGCGAAGAGATGATGGGAATGACCATGACAGCCAGGATGACTCCGGCGGCCAGCATGCCGATTCCGAAGGGGGGGCCGCTGAACAGGCTGGTCCATCCGAAATAGGTCGCCAGGAACGGCTGGACGTAGTTGCGGAGCAGGGGGGCGAGAACGAAGATCGCCCACAGGCCGTACACCACGCTGGGAATCGCCGCCAGCAGCTCAGTCAGGAACGAGATCGGCCCCCGCAGCGGAATGGGGCACATCTCGGTCGTGAACACCGCCACCCCGATCGACAACGGGACGGCGATGGCGAGGGCGAGCAGCGACGAAGTGATGGTGCCGTAGATGAACGGCAGCGCTCCGAATTCGCCGGCCACGGGATCCCAGTTTGTGCCCGTGAAGAACTTGAACCACCCGAATTGGTGGATCGACAACTGCGACTTCTGAATGAGTTCGAAGATGATCAGGCCGACGATGGCCAGCAGGGACAGACCACAGGCCAGCACCAGCAATAGGAAGCCCTTGTCGGCAAAGCGGCTGGCCTTGAGCGGGACCAGCGACACCCGGCGTGCCTCTGCCCCCGCGGCCACTACCTTCGGCCTGGGAGCGGGGATCGGCGCTAGTTTCATGGGGTGGGAGCTCACCAACGGAGGCTAGCAAAGGCGTGTTACAGGATTGTTAATGGTGCGGGCAATGGGAGAAAAAGCAACGGCGCCGCTGGTAGGCGGCGCCGTTGTTCTGCTTGGCGTTGCATTACTTGATGTTCTTGATCGCCGCCTGCTCTTTGGCCACCGTGTCCTGCGGCAGCCGCGCGTAGTGCAGATCCTGGACCATATTCTGCCCATCGGTCGCCATCCAGTTGAGGAAGTCCTTGAAGACTTCCCGCTTGTGGGCGTCCTTCCAGGTGGTGGGCACCAGCAGCCAGGTAAAGCTGCAGATGGGGTAGGCGACCTTTCCCGGAGGATTGGTGATGCTCACGCGGAAGTCCGCCGGCATACTCTTGATGCTGGCCGCTGCGGCGGTGGTGGATTCCAGGCTGGCTTTGACGAATTCCCCGCCGGCATTCTTTACGCTGCCGTAGGTGATGTTGTTGGTCAGGGCATAGATCAGCTCGACGTAGCCGATCCCGCCTTCCATTTGCCGCACCAGGCCGGCCACGCCCTCGTTGCCCTTGCCGCCCAGCCCCACAGGCCACTTCACCGAAGTCCCCTTGCTCGGACCGCTCGCCCAATCCTTATTGATCTTCGACAGGTAGTCGGTCCAGATGTAAGTGGTCCCGCTGCCGTCGGAGCGGTGGATGACGATGATGTCCCGGTCGGGCAAGGAGACGCCCGGGTTGGCGCCGGCGATCGCCTTGTCATTCCACTTGGTGATCCGCCCCAGATAGATCCCGGCCAGGGCGTCGGGGGTGAACTTCAGCTCCGCCTTCACCCCTGGGATGTTGTACGCGGGCACGACCGCGCCCAGCACCGTCGGCAGGTGGATGACCTTGACCTTGCTCTCCGCGATCTGCTGGTCGCTCATCGGGCCGTCGGTGGCCCCGAAATCCACGGTTCCGGCCTGCACCTGGCGGATCCCGCCACCGCTCCCGATGGATTGGTAGTTGATCTCCACATCGGGATGGGCCTTGTGATACTCGCTGAACCATTTGCTGTAGATGGGATAGGGGAAGGTGGCGCCGGCGCCGGTAAGATTGGTTTGGGCGAGTGCTGCGGGAAGGACCACGAGAGCACAGAGCAGGCAAACGAGTGCACGCGTCAAGCTGTTCCTCCGGATTTCTATTGGTCTGCTCGTTTCTAATGGAGGTGTGTTACAGCCCGGTTACAAAGGGGTGAAATTCCGTTGAACGGCCTATTGAGCGCTGTGCTGGGCCTTGCGCAGATGCTCGAGGAACATCTGCTCCGCGCTCTTCCCGTGCATGCGAAGGACGTGGCGGACGGTGTGGCCGGTGACGAAGTGGCAGACCTCCTCGGCCATGTTCTTGGCGTGGTCGCCGGCGCGCTCCAGGGCCTGGGCCATGAACAGGACCTGCACGCCCTCACTGCCGCCGGCGCCATCCGGGCGCTCGACGTGGCGGATATGGAGCATGTTGCGCAGCCGGTCCAGTTCGGCATCGGTGCGCAGCACAGAGACGGCGCAGTCCACATCGCGGCGGGAAAAGGCCTCATAGGCGTCCGCCAGCATCTTCTCCAGGACGGTGCACATGCGGATCAGGTCATTGACGTCGTCCATCTCCAGGCGCTCGCCGATGGCCTCGGCGCGGCTGACCACGCTGCTCACCAGGTCCCCGATGCGTTCCAGGTCGATCATGACCTTCATGCAGGCCAGGAGTTCGCGCGCGCCTTCGGCCGGAACCTGACTCACCGCCAGGGTGATGCGCTCGTCCAGTTCACGGTCCAGGCGGTCGAGTTCCCGTTCGGCGTCAGCGACGGCGCGGAAGGGCGCCGCAGTGCGCCGGGCCAGGCCGTCGGCGGCATTGGCCACCGCCGCCTTGGCTAGCTGGCAGGCGCGCAGGGTCATGGCGACCAGCGCGGCGTGCTCGGTATCAAGGATCTGGTGATTCTGTCTTGGACTGGCCACGGGGGCACCTCGACTGCCCCCAGTTTGGTGCGACCCTGTTACAAGGTCGTTAACGCCTGATGAAAATCCGCTTCGGGATCCGATGCATTAAACAGCGCACCACGAAGGGGACGAAGGTAGCCACAAAGGGCACGAAAAAAGAGGTCTAGGCGACGGCGGCCTGGGCGGCGGGGAGGGTGAAGTAGAAGGCGGAGCCGTGGCCCAGCCGGCTTTCGGCGCGGATGCTGCCGCGGTGGGCGAGCATGATGTGCTTGGCGATGGCCAGGCCGAGCCCGGTGCCGCCGGACTCGCGGGAGCGGGCCTTATCCACGCGATAAAAGCGCTCGAACAGACGCGGCAGATGCTCGGAAGCGATGCCCGGGCCCAGGTCGCGAACGTAGAATTCGACCGAGGCGCCGCAGTCGTGCGCCCCCAGGAAGACTTGCCCGCCACTCCCCCCATACTTCAGGGCGTTATCCACCAGGTTGGCGAGCACCTGCTGGATGGCGTCCACGTCGGCAGTAACGCTGCGATCGGTGCTGCCTTCGATGCTCAGCTCGATGCCCCGGCTGCGCGCGATCTCGCGGAAACTCTGGAGCGTTTCCCGCAACAACTGCGAGGCGGGCACGTTCACGAAGGCGAATTCCTTCTCCCCGGACTCCACTCGGGCCAGCGTCAGCAGGTCCTCGGTGAGGCGAGTCATACGCGCCGCGTTCTTTTGGATGATTTCCAGGAACTCGCGGGCCTGCTCGGCGTTGGCGCCGGGGTCGAGCAGGGTTTCGGCATAGCCCTGGATGGAGGTCAGGGGCGTGCGCAGCTCGTGCGAGACGTTGGCGATGAAGTCGCGCCGCGTCTTTTCCACACGTTCCGCGTCGGTGAGGTCGTGGAGCACGGCCACCACCCCGCCGCCCAGCATGGGCGCAGCGGTCACCTGAAAGAT
Protein-coding regions in this window:
- a CDS encoding sugar ABC transporter permease; this translates as MPNGSQPERPKLVPARGKRERMWALLERPDVLGYLLMTPAALIIFLFVAYPFAWGVWMSLTNKQIGMPWSQVQFVGLRNYVDLATKDKVFWTTTFNSFVYTGVATIVKFILGIWLALLLNRMVRFQRFVRAAVLLPWIVPTVLSTIAFLWIFDPDFSVINWTLRQFAVWMGWGPVRGPLWLADPLLALASVTFVNIWRGVPFYAIFFLAGLQTINPELYEAAAIDGASAWQRFWYVTLPGIRPIIVVVLVFSVIVTFSDFQVVYVLTRGGPANSTHLFATYAYQVAMMGTRLGLGAAVSLFMFPVLAVLIILQLLYVRREHA
- a CDS encoding carbohydrate ABC transporter permease is translated as MAAPPIGETFLKRLLVYHLPLFAFVLFALFPFYWMFVTSIKSTRETYNRQANPYIPVTCVATVGDQVRSLQFDGAAVMDNCFYHWRVLLRDTLFIRWLENTLFVAVVSTFISLFAGITAGYALARLKFRGADTLGVLIFITYLVPPTLLFIPLSDFIGDPPVFHISLLNSPWALIVAYPTFLVPFCTWLLTGYFRTIPPELEEQAMVDGATRIQAMVKVILPLALPGLLSAGMFAFTLSANEFLYALIFIYDASNKTVPVGVVSELIKGDVFYWGELMSGALLGSVPVALIYSFFVEHYVAGMTGAVKG
- a CDS encoding aspartate:alanine exchanger family transporter, with protein sequence MVHALVEYPVLTLFVVIGLGYLVGEINFFGFRFGVAGVLFMGLAVGALHPNVALPEIVSTLGLIIFVYAVGIHSGPAFFAAFRKQGYRDTMFALGLVIFGAVLTLTVSLSLHLGGARTAGLFTGAMTNTPALAAARERAREQARASGASETEVRALGDEPVVAYSIAYPLGVILVLIGFNLARRLWRVEFGPAEEAPEILVRDFVVCNPGVIGQKVEEVLRVHGELGFVVSRIRHNGSTGLVTSETLLADQDIVAVVGDEEALQRARHIFGEPTNTHIEADRSELDFRRVFVSSAAVVGKRIRDLDLANRLHATITRLRRGDADVVATPDTRLWFGDRVRVLTRRENFAAVSGFFGDSIRGTAETDFGSVAIGMVLGALVGMLPIPLPGGAKVSLGFAGGPLLVALVLGAVERTGRISWNIPVSANLTLRQIGLLLFLAGVGTKAGYAFLQTMRTNGLQMLVAGAFVTAFTTLAGLIVGYKVLRIRFDTLMGMVSGVQTQPACLAFATTTANNEAPNVGYASVYPVAMIAKIILVQVLLSWAG
- a CDS encoding AAA family ATPase — protein: MLKKITLLRDRVDDWKQYPFTVPVIARITELTIRSRVCFFAGENGTGKSTLLEAIAAHYGFGRESGNRNFQTDSTESNHAIDSLVKALRLSFDRRTGAGFFLRAESFFNTVSYMDELDKEPSAFAPPISTYYGGRSLHERSHGETFFTLLELKFRRNGLFLLDEPEAALSPQRQLAFLVMLHDVLPKYRDAQFIISTHSPVLLGYPEAQIFSFDDEEIREIQYEETAPMQIVRRFVNDRDGFLEELFKDTPSLFDKETD
- a CDS encoding STAS domain-containing protein codes for the protein MGLTVDSRLVGNVAVVYCTGRLDLGEGLENLAEYVRAAFQAGNPVLLHLGGVEAIDAAGLGVLAELAAHASQSNGGLRLCNVPKYVAEVVTLTHLAEVLECYPTEKDGLASYLGIAAFWRAS
- the phoU gene encoding phosphate signaling complex protein PhoU, with product MRTRFHQGLDELKEKLLRMGGMAESAVERAVQAYIRRDTSLAKSVLTDEAAINNIERDIDELALDLLAMQQPMAIDLRFITAVMKINADLERVGDQAVNIAERALDAAGLPHVDLPVDVPRMARTATGMVHDALQSFIDAKAETAEALLKADDIVDDMNREIARAMLDWMTNDPQTTRQAMNALLIARNLERVADHATNIAEDVIFWVRGADVRHQGSASLPR
- the pstB gene encoding phosphate ABC transporter ATP-binding protein PstB → MGVGIEVAGLNAWFGATQALYDITMSIAANHATAIIGPSGCGKSTFVRCLNRMHETIPGARAAGKVNVGERDIYNGTSAVEVRRRIGMVFQKPNPFPTMSIYDNVAAGLKLNGYSNRRKLDEVVERSLKQAALWEEVKDILKKQSGASLSGGQQQRLCIARALAVEPEVMLMDEPASALDPISTSKIEELIFQLKEQYTIVIVTHNMQQAARVAEFTGFFLMGRLIEFATTEKIFTTPSDKRTEDYITGRFG
- the pstA gene encoding phosphate ABC transporter permease PstA, encoding MSKGSLRHWRRQIVDGFFTVSAVGTVVVVMVPLLAIFGYLVAKGIGSLNWAFLTQTPRPVGEGGGGMANSIAGTAMILGIASLIGVPLGIGAGVYVAEYGQNRFGNLLRFTADVLNGVPSIVIGIVVYGLVVVPQKHFSAFAGGVALGIMMIPTISRSTEEVLAMVPNTVREAAYGLGVARWRTTLSVALRTASAGVITGVMLAFARVAGETAPLLFTAFGNQFWNLKPNQPTAALSLQVFTFAISPFDEWHRQAWAGALVLIALIVISVAAVRYVASRGILKGAH
- the pstC gene encoding phosphate ABC transporter permease subunit PstC; translated protein: MKLAPIPAPRPKVVAAGAEARRVSLVPLKASRFADKGFLLLVLACGLSLLAIVGLIIFELIQKSQLSIHQFGWFKFFTGTNWDPVAGEFGALPFIYGTITSSLLALAIAVPLSIGVAVFTTEMCPIPLRGPISFLTELLAAIPSVVYGLWAIFVLAPLLRNYVQPFLATYFGWTSLFSGPPFGIGMLAAGVILAVMVIPIISSLTREVLVAVPQHQREAALALGATRWEMIRMSVLRNARVGIVGAIILGLGRALGETMAVTMVIGNRPEISKSLFAPGYTMASVIANEFSEATDDLYLSALVHIALALFLVTIVVNIVARLLVWTVTRGAPPRVHV
- the pstS gene encoding phosphate ABC transporter substrate-binding protein PstS, giving the protein MTRALVCLLCALVVLPAALAQTNLTGAGATFPYPIYSKWFSEYHKAHPDVEINYQSIGSGGGIRQVQAGTVDFGATDGPMSDQQIAESKVKVIHLPTVLGAVVPAYNIPGVKAELKFTPDALAGIYLGRITKWNDKAIAGANPGVSLPDRDIIVIHRSDGSGTTYIWTDYLSKINKDWASGPSKGTSVKWPVGLGGKGNEGVAGLVRQMEGGIGYVELIYALTNNITYGSVKNAGGEFVKASLESTTAAAASIKSMPADFRVSITNPPGKVAYPICSFTWLLVPTTWKDAHKREVFKDFLNWMATDGQNMVQDLHYARLPQDTVAKEQAAIKNIK
- a CDS encoding PhoU domain-containing protein; translation: MASPRQNHQILDTEHAALVAMTLRACQLAKAAVANAADGLARRTAAPFRAVADAERELDRLDRELDERITLAVSQVPAEGARELLACMKVMIDLERIGDLVSSVVSRAEAIGERLEMDDVNDLIRMCTVLEKMLADAYEAFSRRDVDCAVSVLRTDAELDRLRNMLHIRHVERPDGAGGSEGVQVLFMAQALERAGDHAKNMAEEVCHFVTGHTVRHVLRMHGKSAEQMFLEHLRKAQHSAQ